The segment tgttatagcccttttgttcttgattactttattccttgataccttgggttattataaattgactagttgagctttatatatcagttcagctagatattagatgtgattgcttagccatgcttagaaactttagcacactattaggataacttatgactcactattatttaatgatggcttaatgataactcatgatggttaatcatgattggttaattaattaatttgccaactaaaacctgataatggtgggttgtgagcacatggttttgatggtcgtgctcatgacaattaaggactggttcacgagtttcggttgtgaaacattaaccgtgccaaccacaagccagcgtgggcaacggctttaccttttgtatagcatggttcattgcggggcagcagactgagaagtggcggagataagcccacgggggtcgctggggagtccatgccttgtttataagggggtgattatgatccaggaacggtgcgctgtggtggattgtgttgtgcgaggggtactgtcacagctcctttctgaggtaccgtggtggtatcaaggcgcatggtgacatgtcgttgggctgtgtcttgtgggtacagtggtacacctctggtcagagtaaaactattcgaatagccgtgcccgcggttatgggcgggtctaacaatgtctttcgtgattagtttcacacttctcatcataataaaagatgctatgactagtaataatttgattagctcctggtttggaatggtatattcctggtttggagatagaactgtgcagccgggatggttgttcagaatggttgggcctatgcaacagggtatgttgtatagcgttggattaataatgtttaattattacttaactgttttattaaattctgaaatgtctattaaatgctgtttatgcaaatgaaaccctactatgccatcctttgttatcctgtgcacttgcataattgctgcgtggcttgctgagtatgtcatatactcaccttgcaatcattcatcagaggaggagttctacagtgatgctgatggtgtggaggattaggtgtagccctggtcaagctgcctgtggagtggagtcgtctgcgccgtttatcttttttttttttccgctgcttagatctttattaattgagaggaactatctacctctgtaatgacattttattcgcttattaattagagtaataattgtactctattatcaatttgttattgtgtgcctcggctgatttctggacgagggttcacacacatgtaagcgtttggaattttggatagaaattccgggcgtgacaataaTTTAGTTCCAAATGAGATCCAAGTCATATGAAATAAACTATGAGTTTACATCTCATCACAACTAAAATTATTCAACCAATATGTAGCTTTCTCTTTAGAGTCATCTTTTTTGGTGCTGCCGCGGTAGGCATCCTCACGGGACTAGTGGTGTCGGATTGTGAAGATGTACCCTCTCGTAGTAACATCGCAAGCTTGCTAAACATAAATAGGATACGACAATTAGATGTTTGGAAAAATTAATATACAGTAAATGTGTTAATATTTCTTACCTTCTGGTGAGCCTTCCTGGACTATCCTGTAGGATTTCTTCTCTAGTCGGCCTCCGTGGGGTGCTAGGTTCTGCTGCTGCAGCTTTTGTAACATTCTTCCTAGGTTGCCTACGCTTCCTACAAGTaatcaaataaattaatattggcATTTTCATTCAAGTTGTTTGATGAATAAAATCAGTCCTTACCTCTTTTTTGCTGTCTCATTGAGTGGCCACTTGGCACTAGCTTGCCTGTGGCCTTTCTCTCCGCATTTTTTGCAAGTCATAGGTCCTCTGATcatcttctttccctttccattTGTTGGAGCAGTATCGTTGTCACCTCCCTTCTCACCTTCACCCTCGTTGGTAAATGGATCATCTTTGGAACCATTTTTCTTGTGGCCACCTTCCATCCATCCCTTCCTTCTT is part of the Oryza glaberrima chromosome 12, OglaRS2, whole genome shotgun sequence genome and harbors:
- the LOC127756963 gene encoding uncharacterized protein LOC127756963, with protein sequence MTDKTQWPQVDLPFLVGAPLAKLPFGRRRKLRRKGWMEGGHKKNGSKDDPFTNEGEGEKGGDNDTAPTNGKGKKMIRGPMTCKKCGEKGHRQASAKWPLNETAKKRKRRQPRKNVTKAAAAEPSTPRRPTREEILQDSPGRLTRSKLAMLLREGTSSQSDTTSPVRMPTAAAPKKMTLKRKLHIG